TGAGATATGCTTTAAGCTAATAGGAAGAAATGAAAGTTTTTTTAAAGATCTGGAAGATACTTTAACATATTTCTCAAATGCAGTTCTTTTTGAAAAACAGCATTATACCTATAAGGGCGTATTGACAGAGGAAATGAAAAATTATAATTATGAACTAATGGCAAGAAAGGCATTCCATTTGAGAATCCCTATTTTATCGTATTTGTATCTTGAAGGGTCAAATGAAAATAAAAGAAAAGATTTTTTTACCATGATGGAATGCTGGGGAACTTCGATGCAGCTTTTTAATGATGTTCTTGGATGGAAAGATGACTTTACATCCGGCCAGATGACTTACCCCCTTGTTAAAGTTATTGAGTATCTTGAAAATGAGAATTTAGTTGATGTGGGAAAAGCAGAAGTAATGGATATTGCTGCTGGATTTATTGAAACTAATATTTTAGAGGATACACTTGGCATGTCTCTAAAGTATCAAAAAATGGCGATTGATTCTATAAAGAGATATAATATGTATTATCTAAACGAATTTTTCGAAGATTCTTCAAACAAAATATCTTCAAGCATTGACAAATTTAAAAATAAAAGAGAGGATATACTAAAAGATATAATAAATTGAGAAATTCGCAACTTTATTTAGTTAAATTTATATATTAATCATTAAAAAAATAAATGGTAGGTGATTTTATGGATAAAACTACACATGAATTAATTAAAATGCATATAAAAGAAAATGAAGGAACAGAAACAGTATATTTGTCAGCCCCAGTTTTGTGGATGGATGCACCAGTGAAATATTACTTTTGGATGACTGAATAAAACAGAATAGATATTTATGAATTATCTAATAATTCTTTCTTTTTTATTTAATATTTTATTATCCCTTTATTCACTTAAATCAAACTATAAAAGTAAAATAAATATATTATTCTCATTTTTAGCTTTTTGTAGTGCCGGAATAATAATTACAAACTATTTAATACAAATAAGAGATCTTCCCCTCATATGGGGAAAACTAAACATCTTTTTTGTAATATGGGTCCCACCTTTTTTCATATGGTGGTGCTCTCAAGTAGTCAAAAGAAAATTAATTATTAGAGACATTTATTGGGTATTTCCAAGTACATTTTTCTCGCTTTCTTTATTAACAGAATTATTATTAAAAGATTTTACACTTATGGAATCAGGCTATGTTGAAGTTTTCGGCCCTCTTTTTTCAATTTTTTATGCTTATTATTCTATCTGTTTGTTATATGGATTAGGTTTACTTTTAATGTCGTATAAGAATACTTCATCCAGTATTGAAAAGAAAAAATACATTATAGCTTTTATTGGAGCTTTAATACCTATTGCAACTAGTATCGTGACAAATACATTCTTTAGAATTTTTGAAATTAAATCAGAATTTATGAGTAATATTTTTGTTCTTCCAATAACCAATTCATTTATGTTACTTTTTTTTTCTTACGCTGTTTTTAGGTATGGGTTTCTAAAACCAGATACTAGCATAAAACAAAAACTAGATTCCCTTCGCATAAAAATATTGTACATTACAAATATAATTATAATTGGAATTGGATGTATTATTGCTATTATCTTAATAAGTTTTGATTATTCTGTAGATGAAACTATCATTAAAACTTTTTTTATTATTATTACTGTAATCGTTTTAATAGATTTGGGCATAAATTATTCTTTATCTAGATATATACGAGATAAGATAGTTAATCCTATAGAAAAGATATCTCGGCAATCGGAAGAAGTGGGCAAAGGTAATTTTAATTTGAAAGTAGGTTTTGAAGGCGATGATGAAATAGCAGTTCTTTCAAGACAAATGGATGAGATGACTGAAAAATTAGAAAGGACCTCTCAAATAAGGGAAAATTTCAACAAAACTTTACAAATTGAAGTCCAGAATAAAACAGAGAAACTTCAAGAAGCCTACAATCAGTTGGAGAACTCAGACAAGGCAAAGAAAGATTTTATTGATGCGATAGCACATGAATTATATAATCCTCTTGCTGTTATTAGCGTAAGTAATGAATTTATTAATCTAGATATAATTGATCCTCATA
The genomic region above belongs to Methanofastidiosum sp. and contains:
- a CDS encoding ATP-binding protein, with the translated sequence MNYLIILSFLFNILLSLYSLKSNYKSKINILFSFLAFCSAGIIITNYLIQIRDLPLIWGKLNIFFVIWVPPFFIWWCSQVVKRKLIIRDIYWVFPSTFFSLSLLTELLLKDFTLMESGYVEVFGPLFSIFYAYYSICLLYGLGLLLMSYKNTSSSIEKKKYIIAFIGALIPIATSIVTNTFFRIFEIKSEFMSNIFVLPITNSFMLLFFSYAVFRYGFLKPDTSIKQKLDSLRIKILYITNIIIIGIGCIIAIILISFDYSVDETIIKTFFIIITVIVLIDLGINYSLSRYIRDKIVNPIEKISRQSEEVGKGNFNLKVGFEGDDEIAVLSRQMDEMTEKLERTSQIRENFNKTLQIEVQNKTEKLQEAYNQLENSDKAKKDFIDAIAHELYNPLAVISVSNEFINLDIIDPHNKKMITSIQRNVQRLSSLVKELEEFTLLGLQSRKLIIEKFDLNELIKTIVQDFIILANKKNVNLSLSSIGKDFYLEGDRPKLTKVFVNLIENAVNFSNEKGEIKIKIEEKEHTLEVKIKDKGTGIKKKDIDNIFEKFYRAEVDDELKQGIGLGLPISLDIVTKHDGIINVESEYGKGSTFTVILPKKHVIL